In Deinococcus sedimenti, the genomic stretch CGCGTCACGCTCGCCACGGGTAAAGGCGCGCATCCGCGCCCAGATGCCTGGGGTCTCCATGCTGCCCACTGTACGGGGGATGAAGTGGGTGCGCGGCAGAAGTTGAAGGCATGCTGCACAGACCCAGGTTTCAGGAACGCCCTTTGGGGGTGTTTGCAGCCTGTTTTGCGTCGGTTCCAGACAGACGCCGGGTCGGCCACTCAATGCTTCCCTCCTTCAAGAAGGGACAGTGGTTTTCCGATACATTGCCCTGCGCCACGGGAGGTGACCTCCGGTGCTCAGCCGGCGCCTGACACCTGCCCGGTGATCAGGCGTGGGCAAGGAGAACTTCTTGAGTAGACTGGACCACCTTCCATGACGGCAGATGACCTTTTCCCCAATGCCTCATCACCTGGGCTGTCGGCTGAGCTGCTTGATGTCACGCACGCGCTGCGGGCTCGCTTTCCCAAACGGCCAGCTGAGATTCGGCAACCCACCCAGAATCTGCAAGACGCCTATGCCCAGGCACAGGACCTGAGCAACGAATTTCTCTCTCAACTTACGCTCTTCGGCACCCTCTCTGGCGCGCGGGCCACCCCCCGGCCGAACGGCATCAAAAGCTGGGCCCGCACAGAAGAGAAAGGCAACCTGTTCGGTCTGGTGCCACTCGACATCCTGGGGGGCAAATACGTGTTTGGGCAACTCACCCCCCTGTACGCGGCGGCGGCGCGCGTGCATGAGAGCTTTGACGTGCTGGCCTTTCAAGACCGGTTCCTCAAGCCTCAGGCCAGTGGCTACCGCGACCTGCAGTTTGTGGTCTCTGTGCAGGGGCACGCGGCGGAAATTAAGTTCTGTCACGCGGCGTTTGATGAGCTGGACGCCTATGAGCACCGCCTGTACGAAATGCGGCGGGTTCTCGAACGCAAGGCAGAACTGTCCGCCATTGAGCGGATTGTCTTGGATACACTCATTGATGCGAGTACACTGATGTACCAGCAGGTCTGGGCCAGCGTCAGTGCAGAAGGAGGCGGTGAGTAGATGACCAAGTTTTATCTGGTGGGCACCGTGCCCGTCAAAATCGAGAAGCGTCCCGACGGTGCGACGGTGGTTCAGGCCTTTAACGTTCAGCTGGGACGCCTGGAGAACAACTCCCGCTACTACACCATGATCCGCCGCGATGACACCGGACTGGTGCGGGTGATCACAGAAGCGGAGTTTGACGCCCAGGTGGCGGCCCTGCGGCTCAAAGCGTCCTGATCAGCGAACCTTGCGCGGGGGTGGCCTCAGGCCACCCCCGCGTTTACGCCTCGCTGAAAGCCAGCACGTCGGCCGTGGCGCGCTGAGCGGTCAGCACCAGTCCAGGCTCAGCAATCTTTTCTGCTATGAGGCGCGCCCGCATCAGCCGTTCCGGGGCAGATGGATCCTGAATGCGGGCCAGTTCCCGGCTGTAGTACAGCGTGGCGAGCGTTTCGTATTCCCACAGCGACCGGGTGCGGGCCGCCGCGATGGCCTGTTCATAAAGCGCGCGCCCCAGTTCTTCGTTGCCACGGCGAAATGCGATCAGGCCCCGGGTGGCGCTCAGCGTGAGCCCCAGTTCTGTGTCAGGGGGCAGCGGCTGGGTGCGCGCGAGGTACTGCTGGGCCAGGTCGAGCTGACCGGCCTCAGCCAGGTAAAACGCCATGTTGTTCAGCAGCAGATCCTCGGCAGGTGAGGCGGCCAGCGCCATGCGCGTCAGGTCAATGGCCCGGCTGGGGGTGGGATCAAGCAGGTGTGAGAGGTACCCCGCCAGAATCGCAGGTTCAGCAGAAAACGGTTCATCCTGGAACCAAGCCAGGTAAGCGGCGCGCGCCGCCTGAAACTGCTGGGCTTCGTAATTGGTCCATCCGGCTGCTTCGAAGTTGCGCGGCACATCGGTCCACTGGCGCTCATCCAGATCCAGGCGCACTTGAGGGGCCGCCCACTGCACCTGGGCCAGGGCATTCTCGGTGGGCTGCTCCAGGGCCTGTTGCAGCAGCCGCCGCACCTTCTTGGGTTTGGCACCTTGGAGTTCCAGGGTGCCGAGGGCTGCGGCCAGCTCACTCATGTGGTGCGGATGAAACTCCCGGCGATCCAGCACCTCGCGCGCCCGTTTGATACTTCGGGGAACCAGGCCCGCCACCATGGCGGAGCTGATCTCAGCGGCCATCAGCCAGGGGTCGTGGAGGGTACGGGGTTGACGCCGGAGCAGGTGAACCGCTTCGTCTGGTGCCTGCACGTGCACGTAGAACCGCACGGCCGCCCGGAGCACCAGCCGGTGGTGCGGGGCCAAGCCCAGGGCGACCCGCAGGTGCCGCTCGGCCTTGCGGGTCGCGCCTAGGGCGGCGTACATGCGGGCTAGGTCCACGTGGGCCATCGGACTCCGGTCAAACGCCTTCAGGTCCGCGCGCAGCCGCCGCACTTCACTGTGCATGTCGTCTGGGGCCAGTTCGTCCATGTTGGGCGGAGAGAGGGGGCGCAACTCGGCCAACGGCTGACCCAGGATGTGCCGTGCGGCCTGCAGCACGCGCGGTGTGGTGTCGTGAGGGTGGCGCAGCAGAAAGGCGGCGGCGTCCTGCGCGCCGTCAACTTGGCGCAGGAGGGTGGCTGCGCCGGTGAGTTCAGCGGCCCGCCCCACGGAAGGGTGGGCCGCAAACGCCGTCTGCAACTCCAACAGGCGGACGCTGGCCTGCGCCCGGACCCGCTGCGTTTCCTTAGGCTGCGCAGCGTTCAGGCTGTTGGCTTCTCCCAGCTGGACGGCGGTGGCGGTCTCCCGCCAGCGCGGAATGACGCGCCGGTCTTCCTGCCGCGGCAACTGGGTCACCGCGCACGCCGCTGAGCCAGCAGAGCCCGCTGCCGCAGCAGGTCAAACAGACTGACGTGCCGCTGTACGCTGGTGGGGTCGAGGGTGCCAACGTTGCTGGGGTGCCCCCGCCGGGCAGGTTCTGGACAGCACAGCTCCCGGATGCAGCGGGCCAGCTCGGGGGCCAGTTCAGGCCCGACCCGGGCCACCAGCTCCCGCTCGACTGTCCGCATCGCCCGGCCGAAGGCGCCCAGCAGATGCGGCAGCAGATCCTCAAAACTGCCTTCCCACTCCCCACAGAAGATGATGGGCTGGAGCGGTTCGTCCAGTTCGTCGTACAGGTACGTGTTGAAGTGTTGGTGGGTAAACAGGAAGGTGACCAGTCCGCCCAGCATGTAGAGGTCAGCCCATTTGCGCTCCCGCCAGACTTCGGTGGACGGCGCGAAATACAGCACTTCGGGCGGGGCGTACTCCATGGTGCCGGAAAACAGATGCTCGTGGTGGGGGGAGGTGCCGCGGGCGTCCACGGCCCGGCCCAGGTCCCCAATCTTCCAACCGTCCCCAGGAAACACCAGGATGTTGGCTGGCTTCAGGTCGTTGTGGGCATACCGGGCCCCGTGCAACTGCTGCAGCCCTACCGCGACGTGGTGAACACAATGCAGGAGCCAGACCGAATCAATGGTCGTCATGGCCAAGTGGTCGCGGATGTCCCCGGCTGCGCGGTCAAACACGATGTAGGGCACCGGAACGAGGATGCCGGGCAGCCGCTCCTCACCGTGATCCATCGCCCGCACGACACGGTGCATGCGCAGGTCCCGGCAGATGTCGAGAAGTTTGACCTCAAAGTTGAACTGCGCGGAGACAAGTTGGAGTTCCAGCATGACGTTGGGGGCCTGGTAGACGTCGGACAGGTCAATGACTTTCAGGAACCCTTCGCGCCCGTCACGGTGCTGCACGAAGTAGCCGACCGAATGCTGCCCTTCATGAACGGGCGCCGCAGACCCCACTGGGGTCAGCACCTCCCAGCCACTGGTCAGCGTCATGCCAGCCAGGAAATGAGCGGGATGGGTCTGCAGGGTGCGTGGCGTGGGGTGAGACATAGGAACCTTGGCGTGCAGGCACCGTATCACGGGTGACCCCTCGACTCGCCCGAAAATGCCCATCAGACGTTCCAGTTCAGCTGCGCTGCGGTCATACGGAACTCAGGTGAGCCGAAGGCGAGGGGCGAGCGGACTCGTAGAGCTGCATCGCAGAGCAAACACGAGCAAATGCGGGCCTCCGGCGATGGAAAAGCAGAGGCGCTCTTCCCCATAGGCCTTGGAACCAGAGGAGTCCCGTACAAGGCGCCGTCTACAGTTCTCCGCAAGCGGTCATCCACTGGCCTGACCATCTGGTCAGTGGGCGGCTTTGCAAGTGTGGTGTGCCCGACCCCTCTGAAGACGTGACATCCCGCTGCCCAATATTCGCCACGCCTTGACTTTTTTTTAGGCATGACTAAAATACGGTATGAATCTGATAGATGAATGGTCTGGGCAGGCGCAGCGGTGAGCTGGCTGCGTTCGCTGCTCTCCCGGCGCGACGTGCTGCGGGTGGGGGCGGGCGGTGCGGCCGCCCTAGCGGGCAGTGTGGCCCTGGGTCAGAGTGGGTCACACCCCGCTGGCCACCCTGGGGCCGCCCCGGCCAGCCCAGCACCGGCCACGTCCGCACACACCGGGCACGGCAACAACCTGATGGTCGGCTCGGTCAACCACAAGCGCAACGGCTTCGATCCGATGGCGATGCTCACGGACTGGGACTGGGGCAAGGTCAGCACCCTCCCGAATGGCCAGACGCTGCGCGAATACACCATGATCGCGCAGGATAAGGAGATCGAGATTGCCCCTGGCATCTTCTTCCCCGCCTGGACATACAACGGCCGCGTCCCAGGCCCCACCCTGCGCTGCACGGAAGGCGACCGGCTGCGCATCACCTTTATCAATCAGACGATTCACGCGCACACCATTCACTTTCACGGCGTGCACTCGGCCGAGATGGACGGCGTACCTGGGGCCGGCCCCGGTGAAATTCAGCCCGGCGGGCGCTTCGTCTACGAGTTTGACGCCGAGCCTTTCGGCTGTCACCTCTACCACTGCCACGCCACGAGCTTGAAACGGCACATTCACAAGGGCATGTACGGGGCCTTCATCGTGGATCCCAAAGAGGGGCGGCTGCCGGCGCGTGAGTTCGTGATGGTGCAAAACGCCTTTGACACCAACTTCGACGGGGCCAACGAGATCTATGCGGTGAACACGGTGGGCTTCGAGTTCGCACGCCGGCCCATTCCCGTTCAGAAGGGTGAACTGATCCGCATCTACCTGATCAACATCCTAGAATTCGACCTGATCAACTCGTTTCACCTGCACGCGAACTTCTTCAACTACTACGACACCGGCACCACCCTGGAGCCCACCAGCCGCATCGTGGACACCATCATGCAGGCCCAGGGCCAGCGCGGCATCCTGGAATTTAAGTACAAGTTCACCGGCAACTTCATGTTTCACCCGCACATCAGCGAGTTCACCGAGCTCGGCTGGATGGGCTCGTTTCAGGTGGTGGAGCCAGACGCCTATCCGGCGGCCTTGAAAGCCGCTGGAGTGGACGCTGGCTGGGACCGGCGCAGCCGGCAGGGTGCTGCTGGGGGCCGCTCGTGACCGCGCCGGCCACGGCGGCTGGCCGCTGGACCAGCCTGTGGGGCCTGGCCCTTGTGCCCCTGCTCCTGCTGGGGGCGGTGCTCGCGTACCTCGTGGCGACGGGCGGCGGCCTGAAGACCTTACAGGGCCCACCGGTCGAGCAGCTTAAGGTCAGCCGCGTGACCCTGCCTGAACGAGGCGTCATTCAGGTGCACCTGGTCAACGACGGCCCCCAGACCGTCACCGTGCCACAGGTGATGGTGGATGACGCTTTCTGGTCGTTTACGGCGCAGCCCGCTGGCCCCATTCCCCGCCTGGGCCGCGCGACCCTGACCATTCCGTATCCCTGGGTGGACGGGGAAGCCCACAAGGTGGCGCTGCTGACCTCGCTGGGCACCGTGTTCGAGGCTGAGATTCCGGTGGCCACCCTGACCCCGCAGCCCGGGCGCGATCTCTTGGTGCGCTTCGGACTGGTGGGCCTGTACGTGGGCGTGGTGCCGGTGGTGCTGGGCATGCTCTGGTTCCCCTGGATGCGCCGCCTAAGTGCGCGGGCCATGAACTTCATCCTGGCGCTGACGGTGGGCCTGCTGGTTTACCTCGCGGTGGGCACATACCTGGACGCCCAGGAATTCGCGGCCGCGCTGCCCGCCTTCTGGCAGGGCACCCCGGCGGTGCTCCTGATCGCTCTGTTGACCTTGGGGGTGCTGCTGGCGCTGGGCAGCAAACGTCAGCCGGAAGAAGCGCCTCTGGGGCTGTCGTACCGCATCGCCACGGGGATCGGGCTGCACAACCTCGGGGAAGGCCTGGCGATTGGGGCGGCGTTCGCGCTGGGCGAAGCGGCGCTGGGCACCTTCCTGATTCTGGGCTTCACCCTGCACAACATCACCGAGGGCCTCGGCATCGT encodes the following:
- a CDS encoding protein kinase domain-containing protein encodes the protein MTLTSGWEVLTPVGSAAPVHEGQHSVGYFVQHRDGREGFLKVIDLSDVYQAPNVMLELQLVSAQFNFEVKLLDICRDLRMHRVVRAMDHGEERLPGILVPVPYIVFDRAAGDIRDHLAMTTIDSVWLLHCVHHVAVGLQQLHGARYAHNDLKPANILVFPGDGWKIGDLGRAVDARGTSPHHEHLFSGTMEYAPPEVLYFAPSTEVWRERKWADLYMLGGLVTFLFTHQHFNTYLYDELDEPLQPIIFCGEWEGSFEDLLPHLLGAFGRAMRTVERELVARVGPELAPELARCIRELCCPEPARRGHPSNVGTLDPTSVQRHVSLFDLLRQRALLAQRRAR
- a CDS encoding multicopper oxidase domain-containing protein; the protein is MVGSVNHKRNGFDPMAMLTDWDWGKVSTLPNGQTLREYTMIAQDKEIEIAPGIFFPAWTYNGRVPGPTLRCTEGDRLRITFINQTIHAHTIHFHGVHSAEMDGVPGAGPGEIQPGGRFVYEFDAEPFGCHLYHCHATSLKRHIHKGMYGAFIVDPKEGRLPAREFVMVQNAFDTNFDGANEIYAVNTVGFEFARRPIPVQKGELIRIYLINILEFDLINSFHLHANFFNYYDTGTTLEPTSRIVDTIMQAQGQRGILEFKYKFTGNFMFHPHISEFTELGWMGSFQVVEPDAYPAALKAAGVDAGWDRRSRQGAAGGRS
- a CDS encoding ZIP family metal transporter, with protein sequence MTAPATAAGRWTSLWGLALVPLLLLGAVLAYLVATGGGLKTLQGPPVEQLKVSRVTLPERGVIQVHLVNDGPQTVTVPQVMVDDAFWSFTAQPAGPIPRLGRATLTIPYPWVDGEAHKVALLTSLGTVFEAEIPVATLTPQPGRDLLVRFGLVGLYVGVVPVVLGMLWFPWMRRLSARAMNFILALTVGLLVYLAVGTYLDAQEFAAALPAFWQGTPAVLLIALLTLGVLLALGSKRQPEEAPLGLSYRIATGIGLHNLGEGLAIGAAFALGEAALGTFLILGFTLHNITEGLGIVAPVVRQKPKFIQFVLLALIAGGPAILGTWLGGFAFNPVLATIFLAVGVGAIVQVVWEVGRLVARNTAALGAPLVGWSTLGGFTVGVALMYFTAFFVKF